In Leptospira stimsonii, a single window of DNA contains:
- a CDS encoding NADH-quinone oxidoreductase subunit H produces the protein MEIILKYLDPIIRIISFITLPFLCGGIVMKIRSYAQGRVGAPVLQIFYDTLRMLRKKPVDGPFSGFFTEASPLIACLSGIVVWSLASFEWGSYLLIPFLIGIMRFALLAYSVENGTSFAGMGAAREVILYVFCEPIMILVLVVFESHLVFNANFASLAFGGLFLLGTSLIILAELAKPPFDDPRTHLELTMVHEAMLLEASGSRRAFFELAQQLKTSSLFLFVAKMGVYHGEFFLNKAIPPFWLDFVAILGALLVSVCVGYIEANSTRRKWLWIPELLGLNFIFMLFLGILLKLG, from the coding sequence ATGGAAATTATTCTTAAATACCTTGACCCAATAATTCGGATCATTTCTTTTATCACGCTTCCGTTCTTATGCGGAGGTATCGTGATGAAAATTCGATCCTATGCGCAAGGTCGAGTTGGAGCTCCGGTCCTTCAGATCTTTTACGATACACTGAGAATGCTCAGAAAGAAGCCCGTAGATGGTCCGTTCTCAGGATTTTTTACCGAAGCTTCTCCTCTGATCGCTTGTCTTTCCGGAATCGTCGTTTGGAGCTTGGCGAGCTTTGAATGGGGTTCTTATCTTCTGATTCCTTTTCTTATTGGGATTATGAGATTCGCGCTCTTAGCTTACTCTGTGGAAAACGGAACGTCCTTCGCAGGTATGGGAGCCGCAAGAGAGGTGATCTTATACGTTTTCTGCGAACCGATCATGATTTTGGTTCTCGTGGTTTTTGAATCGCACCTCGTATTCAACGCGAATTTTGCTAGTTTGGCGTTCGGTGGTCTTTTTCTTTTGGGAACTTCCTTGATTATTCTTGCCGAGCTCGCAAAACCGCCGTTTGACGATCCGAGAACCCACCTTGAACTGACAATGGTTCACGAAGCGATGTTGCTCGAAGCCTCGGGAAGCAGACGCGCTTTTTTCGAACTCGCACAACAATTAAAGACAAGTTCCCTTTTTCTTTTCGTGGCGAAGATGGGAGTCTATCACGGTGAGTTCTTTTTAAACAAAGCCATTCCTCCTTTTTGGCTGGATTTTGTCGCGATTTTAGGAGCTCTCTTGGTTTCCGTTTGTGTAGGTTATATCGAAGCGAACAGCACAAGAAGAAAGTGGCTCTGGATACCGGAACTACTCGGGTTAAACTTTATCTTCATGCTTTTTTTAGGCATTCTTCTTAAGTTAGGATGA
- a CDS encoding alginate export family protein — MTTNQKKYISTIGFNLFFFSLLFLVTGGLFAQQTAPENKGTTEVNATKSTADQAPVTKADDAENFVSPMKKGGVGAEYNRHMFIEPELSKTVNKNSNKLWLNDWIKLGFYLRPRYESRNNLNFDKSNHAYTDRIMQTSAFYFLIDPSPYVTFKITVQDTRVWGGESPANVGDIRSGFFSNTPTLSSDPNTPGKPNNSIAQNNTSIREAFVMIKKLPLNAQVQVGRQIWAYGDQRMLGGANWTINGLSYDGARVMFDFDKFSSHFFAARPYWTQSGVNGVLSSNDPKVNSTVANTNPSASQSDTTLFGTYNTIKILDEIVLDVYNIDVVKKWIPNTTPASTADDVLATNRKRQSDNLYTTGFRLTNRTNKNNLPEGKSWDWTIESAWQNGYNGQRIHKQFLGYDLPGTFDNGAKIADTRTERVKYSGQFHVVQTGYTIAGFRLGAQYTYASGDNNRADGSSSTFQTLVNPRFGVIPYWNNVAGLSENIDTKNLSSWNANVTYKHEKWGMFQVAYIINDKAQKNDAWYAINGGANSIAGSALSSPVATSLNAAGQAATSGSSENYTGNAYTQAYSTGRNIYNELDLTWMYQINDNVSIWTGAGFLIAGNSVRNYRNSPLLYNTSTNQFELNAAAFTKQHTSANNASVFFFQVNAAL; from the coding sequence ATGACTACGAATCAAAAAAAATACATTTCGACAATAGGTTTCAATCTGTTTTTCTTTTCACTCCTCTTCCTTGTCACCGGAGGTCTCTTCGCTCAGCAGACTGCGCCGGAGAACAAAGGTACAACCGAGGTGAATGCGACTAAATCGACGGCGGATCAGGCTCCGGTTACAAAGGCCGATGATGCGGAGAATTTTGTTTCTCCGATGAAGAAAGGCGGTGTTGGTGCGGAATACAATCGGCATATGTTCATCGAACCGGAACTTTCAAAAACGGTGAATAAAAATTCGAATAAACTCTGGCTGAACGATTGGATCAAGCTCGGGTTTTATCTCAGACCAAGATACGAGTCTAGAAATAATCTTAATTTTGATAAATCGAATCACGCCTATACGGACAGAATTATGCAGACATCTGCATTCTATTTTCTAATCGATCCGAGTCCTTACGTAACCTTTAAAATTACGGTTCAAGATACAAGGGTTTGGGGTGGAGAGTCGCCGGCAAACGTAGGCGATATCCGTTCGGGCTTTTTTAGCAATACTCCCACTTTGAGTTCCGATCCGAATACACCGGGTAAGCCGAATAACTCCATTGCTCAAAATAATACGAGCATTCGTGAAGCTTTTGTAATGATAAAAAAACTTCCGCTTAACGCGCAAGTTCAAGTCGGTAGACAGATTTGGGCATACGGTGATCAGAGAATGTTGGGTGGTGCGAACTGGACGATCAACGGTCTTTCTTACGATGGCGCAAGAGTGATGTTCGACTTTGATAAGTTCAGTTCGCACTTTTTTGCCGCGAGGCCGTATTGGACTCAGAGCGGTGTAAATGGAGTTCTTTCCTCCAATGACCCGAAAGTTAATTCCACGGTTGCGAATACGAATCCTTCCGCTTCTCAATCGGATACCACCTTATTCGGTACCTATAACACGATAAAGATCCTCGATGAAATCGTGTTAGATGTCTATAATATAGATGTCGTTAAAAAATGGATCCCGAATACCACGCCGGCCTCAACCGCAGATGATGTTTTGGCTACGAATCGCAAAAGACAAAGCGACAACCTTTATACGACCGGTTTCAGGCTAACCAATAGAACGAATAAAAACAATCTCCCGGAAGGTAAGTCCTGGGACTGGACCATTGAAAGCGCTTGGCAGAACGGTTATAACGGACAAAGAATCCATAAGCAATTCTTGGGTTATGACTTACCGGGCACATTCGATAATGGTGCAAAGATTGCCGATACGAGAACGGAGAGGGTGAAATATTCCGGTCAATTTCATGTCGTTCAAACGGGTTATACAATCGCAGGTTTCCGATTGGGCGCTCAATACACCTATGCCTCAGGGGATAACAATCGCGCAGATGGAAGTTCTTCTACGTTCCAAACTCTTGTGAACCCGAGATTCGGAGTCATTCCCTACTGGAATAACGTGGCCGGTCTTTCCGAAAATATCGACACAAAAAACTTAAGTTCTTGGAATGCGAACGTCACCTATAAGCATGAAAAATGGGGCATGTTTCAAGTGGCTTATATCATCAACGATAAGGCGCAGAAGAACGACGCTTGGTATGCAATCAACGGCGGTGCAAATTCGATCGCCGGTTCGGCGTTGTCTTCTCCGGTTGCAACTTCGTTGAACGCCGCGGGACAGGCGGCAACGTCCGGATCAAGTGAGAATTATACAGGAAATGCTTATACACAAGCATATTCTACTGGTAGAAATATTTACAACGAATTGGATTTAACGTGGATGTATCAAATCAACGATAACGTTTCGATCTGGACGGGAGCAGGTTTCTTGATCGCAGGAAACTCAGTACGGAATTACAGAAATAGTCCGTTGCTCTACAATACCTCCACAAATCAATTCGAACTGAATGCGGCCGCGTTTACGAAGCAACACACTTCGGCAAATAACGCGAGCGTATTCTTCTTTCAAGTGAACGCCGCTCTATAG
- a CDS encoding formate hydrogenase has product MGTEFSYLILLLLGVVILLENRLKRLVLLLAFQSVFLLVPLFEDSGYENHSLFLAGMIVLFKVILTPLILFWTARRTNSVESTFPKVGYIPTFALLLVGALVGFIILGFTKFRFGEVNQMSFLYTFLVLYVGMVGFVVRRHWVGVIASFAVFENGTFLLTQILRTNLPLGIEFGSFLDAVFIIGAAATLRISMEGSSSHEKEEASV; this is encoded by the coding sequence ATGGGCACAGAATTCAGTTATTTAATTCTTCTTTTACTAGGGGTCGTTATCTTACTTGAGAATCGATTGAAACGACTCGTACTCCTCTTGGCGTTTCAAAGTGTGTTTCTTCTTGTCCCTCTTTTCGAAGACAGCGGATATGAAAATCACAGTCTATTCTTAGCGGGAATGATCGTTCTTTTCAAAGTTATTTTGACTCCACTGATCCTTTTTTGGACGGCGAGAAGAACAAACTCCGTAGAATCCACATTCCCGAAAGTGGGTTATATTCCTACGTTTGCGTTACTGTTAGTTGGAGCGCTTGTTGGATTTATTATATTAGGGTTTACTAAATTTCGTTTCGGTGAAGTGAATCAGATGTCGTTTTTGTACACCTTCTTGGTCCTCTACGTCGGAATGGTAGGCTTCGTGGTTCGACGTCATTGGGTGGGAGTGATCGCTTCCTTTGCGGTCTTTGAAAACGGAACCTTCTTATTGACTCAAATACTAAGAACGAATCTTCCTTTAGGAATCGAATTCGGTTCTTTTTTGGATGCGGTCTTTATCATCGGCGCCGCGGCCACACTTCGAATCAGTATGGAAGGATCCTCATCGCATGAAAAAGAGGAGGCTTCCGTATGA
- a CDS encoding 4Fe-4S dicluster domain-containing protein, with the protein MKIIFEILNILRPAKTMNYKKVSPINSNARGIPVPVLGPSESCLSCKSCEQVCPTHSLKVLSKDQIRFDYGACLQCGRCSEVCSDGKIIDSGFVHVYSTDREALKVTYTNGLPEERTEVISEEVKRFREVTKHTGFQFREVAASGNNTTEAEINASFNALFDSEASMVRVVASPKHADALVYSGPVGPNMEGPLDTAWETMPSPKALVACGSEAVSGGLFKLGKLPKEPDLFIGGDPPRPDVIVSAFRYLMGTREFSFRAELIKFVQGLRENK; encoded by the coding sequence ATGAAAATCATATTCGAAATATTGAACATACTTCGTCCTGCGAAGACGATGAATTATAAAAAAGTTTCGCCCATCAACTCGAATGCTCGCGGAATTCCGGTGCCGGTTCTCGGTCCGAGTGAATCCTGTCTTTCCTGCAAGTCTTGCGAACAGGTTTGTCCAACCCATTCGCTCAAGGTTCTTTCGAAAGATCAGATTCGTTTTGATTACGGCGCTTGCCTTCAATGTGGTCGGTGTTCTGAAGTCTGCTCGGACGGAAAGATCATCGATTCCGGCTTTGTGCACGTTTACTCGACGGATCGCGAGGCGCTGAAAGTAACTTATACTAACGGACTTCCTGAAGAGAGAACCGAAGTAATTAGCGAAGAGGTAAAACGATTTCGCGAGGTTACCAAACATACTGGTTTTCAATTCAGAGAAGTTGCCGCGAGTGGAAATAATACTACGGAAGCGGAAATCAACGCGAGTTTCAATGCTCTTTTCGACAGTGAAGCAAGTATGGTCCGTGTCGTTGCCTCTCCGAAACATGCGGACGCACTTGTGTATTCCGGTCCGGTCGGTCCCAATATGGAAGGACCATTGGACACGGCCTGGGAAACGATGCCTTCTCCAAAGGCGCTTGTTGCTTGTGGGTCCGAGGCTGTTTCCGGCGGTTTGTTCAAGTTAGGGAAACTTCCGAAAGAACCGGACTTATTTATCGGTGGCGATCCTCCGAGACCGGACGTGATCGTATCTGCATTTCGCTATCTTATGGGAACGAGAGAATTTTCGTTTCGAGCGGAATTGATAAAGTTCGTCCAGGGTTTAAGAGAGAATAAATAA
- a CDS encoding proton-conducting transporter membrane subunit yields MIILSYLIVAMSLIAPFLAARVLGKNFFGQDTPIFIGLTLQAVLGIIISIYVYGYEHRKKATVLLGYAVFFLSTGLCYLVGKTLWLILFWELSTVSAFLLYQGGKWNPNSIKSFIALVVAGGIGAFCFTYWIYSPDSEFGNFFLVTGLLVKAAFFGFHFWLPEAHSGSPAHASAAYSGILVNLPLVLFHQWVGPWIGNTIFIKILIPLAGFGVLWAGLSSLFSRDAKKAIAYSTVENMNFLFLCILLSALWKDHELESLRVLSRSFSFLFILSLIHHSVSKTFQFLSIGYLTKISGFSNVDQNTGVGRISGIPTSLLSLGTISFLAIPGTTGFLSEATFVKLVAGVLEIPGQSAILVLPLLILVSSGLVLGAAGHLRIFLGMILSRPRTDWPEHKPAKTIMYSLSISGALILLVSLGISAYAVYYSPTKEWLDGQWYRGLAIVNSVGLGMFLLVGVMGFRTKISKRKLWDCGGNYGGADVAIPSDGISDPLFPSLGRYFTNEQGNSRLDEAILHGIIKFLNAFKTSLNESDEESISINLAFSSITVVLLLFVIIGLKLAEGDLWKLFLNTLTQ; encoded by the coding sequence ATGATCATCCTATCTTATTTGATAGTCGCAATGTCCCTTATCGCACCCTTCCTAGCAGCTAGGGTGCTCGGTAAGAATTTTTTTGGACAGGACACACCCATATTCATTGGTCTTACTCTCCAAGCAGTCTTGGGGATTATCATTTCCATTTATGTTTACGGTTACGAACATAGAAAGAAAGCGACCGTGTTATTAGGTTACGCAGTATTCTTTTTGAGTACGGGACTTTGTTACTTGGTCGGGAAGACTCTTTGGCTGATTCTTTTTTGGGAATTGTCTACGGTGAGCGCCTTTCTCTTATATCAAGGTGGAAAGTGGAATCCTAACTCCATCAAAAGTTTTATCGCTCTTGTGGTCGCTGGTGGTATCGGTGCGTTTTGTTTTACGTATTGGATCTATTCCCCGGACAGTGAGTTTGGGAATTTTTTCTTAGTAACCGGCTTACTTGTAAAAGCGGCATTTTTCGGTTTTCATTTCTGGCTTCCGGAAGCGCACTCCGGTTCTCCGGCTCACGCTTCCGCGGCGTATTCAGGAATTCTTGTGAACCTTCCTTTGGTTCTTTTTCATCAATGGGTCGGGCCTTGGATCGGAAACACGATCTTCATTAAGATTTTAATTCCGCTCGCGGGCTTTGGAGTTCTTTGGGCGGGACTTTCTTCTCTCTTTTCGAGAGACGCAAAAAAGGCGATCGCATACAGCACGGTCGAGAATATGAACTTTCTCTTTCTTTGTATTCTTTTGTCGGCGTTGTGGAAAGATCACGAACTGGAAAGTCTTCGAGTTCTCAGTCGTTCTTTCTCCTTTCTCTTTATTCTTTCCTTAATCCATCACAGCGTGAGTAAGACTTTCCAATTTCTTTCCATAGGATATCTCACGAAGATATCAGGTTTTTCGAATGTGGATCAGAATACGGGAGTCGGAAGAATTTCCGGAATACCGACTTCGTTGCTCAGTTTGGGAACGATCAGCTTTCTTGCGATACCCGGAACCACCGGATTTCTCTCGGAAGCGACGTTCGTTAAATTGGTTGCGGGAGTTCTCGAAATTCCTGGACAAAGTGCGATTCTTGTATTGCCACTTTTGATTTTAGTTTCTTCCGGTTTGGTGTTAGGTGCGGCAGGACATTTAAGAATTTTCTTAGGAATGATTCTTTCTCGTCCGAGAACCGATTGGCCCGAGCACAAACCCGCAAAGACGATTATGTATTCCCTTTCCATCAGCGGTGCCTTGATCCTTTTGGTTTCATTGGGAATTTCCGCATACGCGGTCTACTATTCGCCAACGAAAGAATGGCTCGATGGGCAATGGTATCGCGGTCTCGCAATCGTAAATTCTGTCGGTTTGGGTATGTTTCTTCTCGTCGGTGTTATGGGTTTTCGCACGAAAATTTCGAAAAGAAAACTCTGGGATTGCGGAGGAAATTACGGAGGCGCGGACGTTGCGATTCCATCCGACGGAATTTCCGATCCGTTATTCCCGTCTTTGGGAAGATACTTCACTAACGAACAGGGAAACTCGCGTTTGGACGAGGCAATCCTTCACGGTATTATAAAATTCTTAAATGCATTTAAGACAAGTCTGAACGAATCGGACGAAGAATCGATTTCGATCAATCTTGCATTCTCTTCCATAACCGTGGTTCTTTTATTGTTTGTAATTATCGGCCTTAAGTTAGCCGAGGGAGATTTATGGAAATTATTCTTAAATACCTTGACCCAATAA
- a CDS encoding proton-conducting transporter membrane subunit, whose amino-acid sequence MNLLVLNGIAIAVLFLILLAYILAPTKGQRQITMWSFLMILCVGLTFAAWNLEGFGLQWVLIEATTFTGALLVSSSRTTKSFPIAWKFLLINSFGLGIAFLGIIIVTATLHGIDHPVEVLAGKLSEHPENLWIEIGLWLAIFGYSAKLGLFPNHVWVVDTYGESPSQISALIAAFVPVAVSYALRPFIHMDHQLYPTTFSASDGLLILGVITMLQSIVALYQRNDLRMMTAKVALFHSGALGIFLWMDLPDSTFNFVMAGNIVLKSFLFLTMGIVRMDAGKRELSKIFHSDAINKKALSLYMASLFLAFVLPGSPIFVNDLLLLKAGWAQGQWFVITVPVLGLIFFGVLLYKTVPLFNLEDRPFAKEFATTLQIRLTNSLLLFLMVLGIGIWGFYHLLQGEF is encoded by the coding sequence ATGAATCTTCTCGTATTAAACGGAATCGCGATAGCGGTTTTATTCTTAATTCTTCTTGCTTATATTTTGGCGCCAACGAAAGGACAAAGACAGATCACGATGTGGTCCTTCTTGATGATTCTTTGTGTGGGTTTAACCTTTGCCGCATGGAATCTGGAAGGTTTCGGTTTGCAGTGGGTTTTGATCGAAGCGACGACGTTTACCGGCGCGCTTCTTGTGTCTTCCAGTAGAACTACGAAATCATTCCCGATCGCATGGAAATTTCTTTTGATCAATTCCTTCGGCTTGGGAATCGCTTTCCTAGGAATTATCATCGTTACGGCTACGTTACACGGCATCGATCATCCGGTGGAAGTTCTCGCCGGGAAGCTTTCGGAACATCCGGAAAATCTCTGGATCGAAATCGGTCTGTGGCTGGCGATCTTCGGTTATTCCGCAAAACTTGGTCTTTTTCCGAATCACGTTTGGGTAGTCGATACGTATGGAGAAAGTCCGAGCCAGATTTCGGCGCTTATCGCGGCTTTTGTTCCGGTAGCGGTAAGTTATGCGCTTCGTCCTTTCATTCATATGGATCACCAACTCTATCCGACCACTTTTAGCGCTTCGGATGGACTTCTTATTTTAGGAGTGATCACGATGTTGCAAAGTATCGTCGCGCTCTACCAAAGAAACGATCTAAGAATGATGACAGCAAAGGTTGCATTGTTTCATAGCGGTGCCCTTGGAATATTTCTCTGGATGGATCTTCCCGATTCTACTTTTAACTTTGTAATGGCTGGGAACATCGTCTTGAAATCATTTCTATTTCTTACGATGGGAATCGTGAGAATGGATGCGGGAAAAAGGGAATTGAGCAAGATATTTCATTCGGACGCGATCAACAAAAAAGCTTTATCTTTGTATATGGCCTCTTTGTTCTTAGCGTTTGTTCTTCCCGGATCTCCGATCTTTGTGAACGACTTACTACTCTTAAAGGCAGGCTGGGCGCAAGGTCAATGGTTTGTGATCACAGTGCCTGTTTTGGGTCTTATATTTTTCGGAGTACTTTTATACAAAACGGTTCCTCTTTTCAATTTAGAAGATCGCCCTTTTGCAAAAGAGTTTGCAACGACTTTGCAGATTCGTTTAACAAATTCCCTTCTTCTCTTTCTTATGGTTTTGGGAATCGGTATCTGGGGTTTTTATCACTTACTCCAAGGAGAATTTTGA
- a CDS encoding GlxA family transcriptional regulator, whose protein sequence is MDVVILLIPGAPASVITGLFEFFEFAGIDLENRRKPSKIRVRTAAIQSEPVQLHGKVQIKPDLVGRCEKVDLVIVPAIGSNVVGIKRRCGLEIEWLKEVSSQGVRIASVCSGAFLLASTGLLEGRSATTHWQLASLFRRMFPNVNLEVDKLVIDQGNFLTSGGSNAFYDLSLHVLEQSLGREIALKCAKNFLLDSDRISQTPFMTFAAQKHHDDLSVATAQDILENEFTTAISMETLAQRVGLSSRSLKRRFKQATGDPPSTYLQRLRIEWARRRLEESGDSIEEISYAVGYENVGFFRVLFKRYVGSTPLDHRRRHSVKIPVGLK, encoded by the coding sequence ATGGACGTAGTGATTCTTCTGATACCCGGTGCCCCGGCTTCCGTCATAACTGGCCTATTCGAATTCTTTGAATTTGCCGGCATTGATCTTGAGAACCGTCGAAAGCCTTCGAAAATCCGCGTTCGCACAGCGGCCATTCAATCCGAACCCGTTCAGCTTCACGGGAAAGTTCAGATCAAACCCGACCTCGTTGGTCGATGCGAGAAGGTGGATCTTGTGATCGTGCCTGCAATTGGGTCAAACGTAGTCGGCATCAAAAGAAGATGCGGTCTTGAGATAGAATGGCTCAAAGAAGTTTCGTCGCAAGGAGTTCGGATCGCGAGTGTTTGCTCAGGAGCGTTTTTACTCGCCTCGACCGGCTTGTTGGAAGGCCGATCCGCTACGACTCATTGGCAATTGGCATCTCTCTTTCGAAGAATGTTTCCGAACGTAAATCTTGAAGTGGATAAACTTGTAATCGATCAAGGAAATTTTTTAACTTCCGGCGGAAGCAACGCATTCTATGATTTAAGTCTTCATGTGTTGGAACAATCTCTGGGAAGAGAAATTGCTCTCAAGTGTGCTAAAAATTTCCTACTTGATTCTGACCGAATTTCTCAGACACCGTTTATGACTTTTGCGGCTCAGAAACATCACGACGATTTATCCGTTGCAACGGCGCAAGATATATTGGAGAACGAATTTACAACCGCAATCTCGATGGAAACGCTCGCACAAAGAGTAGGTCTCAGTTCCCGAAGTTTAAAGAGAAGATTCAAACAAGCGACGGGGGATCCTCCATCTACTTATTTGCAACGCCTTCGTATCGAATGGGCCCGGCGTCGATTGGAAGAATCAGGCGACTCGATCGAAGAGATCAGCTACGCAGTCGGATACGAGAATGTAGGTTTTTTTAGAGTACTTTTCAAACGATACGTAGGAAGTACGCCATTGGATCATCGAAGACGTCATTCTGTCAAAATACCGGTCGGGCTTAAATAA
- a CDS encoding metal (Ni/Fe) hydrogenase large subunit, whose protein sequence is MRTVTGLYPRKGKKGYNRFWLTNSGVEHEVIEYSEKEAYEDSANPISMLRHSLGTDQGEEDYSSYDFEKYLVADRKTDVEKFVTKKGIKDLVYKGLKVPIPASHYSHAVGPIHAGVIEPGHFRFIVKGEEIRNLDIRLGFQKRGLIELIKGKGPKDSLPYAEAISGDSTVAYGIAFSRIFEEALKIVVPQELDFSRLILLELERIATHIGDMGAIAGDIGYYPLQGVCSLQRGIPLGVMEALTGNRFGRGSLAPGKVFFRKGLTSEKLAELAERIRSVTADVAGHFERAVDASTNRERLQSCGIIRQKQVRHLGFVGMAEKCTGLNRDLRHLEKSYALGGQISLDLNRDHMRGDAWARFYLRYEELKNSSKWLVQAIPKLISTLDLKITKSGSAKETVKKGTYFSAVEGWRGPVLVSLDLDSDGTIEEAYIRDPSVFNWHALELAVRGEYIGDFPLNNKSFNLSYVGVDL, encoded by the coding sequence ATGCGCACGGTAACGGGCTTATATCCTAGAAAGGGTAAAAAGGGCTACAACCGCTTCTGGCTGACTAACTCAGGAGTGGAGCACGAAGTTATAGAATATTCCGAAAAAGAAGCTTACGAAGATTCCGCAAATCCGATTTCTATGCTTCGACATTCACTTGGAACGGATCAGGGAGAAGAGGATTATTCTTCTTATGATTTCGAAAAGTATCTCGTCGCGGATCGTAAAACCGACGTAGAAAAATTCGTAACTAAAAAAGGAATTAAGGATTTAGTATATAAGGGATTAAAAGTACCGATCCCCGCGAGTCATTATTCGCACGCGGTCGGACCGATTCATGCAGGCGTGATCGAGCCGGGTCATTTCCGTTTTATAGTGAAAGGAGAAGAAATTCGAAATCTGGACATTCGTCTCGGGTTTCAAAAGCGAGGATTGATAGAGCTGATCAAAGGAAAAGGTCCGAAAGATTCTTTGCCTTATGCGGAAGCGATTTCGGGGGACAGTACGGTTGCCTATGGAATCGCGTTTTCAAGAATTTTCGAAGAAGCGCTTAAGATCGTAGTTCCACAAGAACTGGATTTTTCGAGATTGATTCTTCTGGAATTGGAAAGAATCGCGACGCACATCGGAGATATGGGCGCGATCGCGGGTGATATCGGTTATTATCCTTTGCAGGGCGTTTGTTCGTTACAAAGGGGAATTCCGCTCGGAGTCATGGAAGCGTTAACCGGCAATCGGTTTGGAAGAGGCTCTTTAGCCCCTGGAAAAGTATTTTTTAGAAAAGGTCTTACTTCTGAAAAACTCGCCGAACTCGCCGAAAGGATCCGTTCCGTTACGGCTGACGTTGCTGGCCATTTTGAAAGAGCAGTGGACGCTTCTACCAATCGGGAAAGGCTTCAGTCTTGCGGTATTATCCGTCAAAAACAAGTAAGACATCTCGGTTTTGTCGGAATGGCGGAGAAATGTACGGGCCTAAATCGAGACCTTCGTCATTTAGAAAAATCTTATGCACTTGGTGGGCAGATTTCTTTGGACTTAAATCGAGATCATATGAGAGGAGATGCGTGGGCGAGATTCTATCTACGTTATGAAGAATTGAAGAATAGTAGTAAGTGGCTTGTTCAGGCGATTCCGAAATTGATTTCAACTTTGGATTTGAAGATTACAAAGTCCGGTTCCGCAAAGGAGACCGTTAAAAAAGGTACTTATTTTTCTGCGGTAGAAGGCTGGCGAGGTCCGGTGTTGGTTTCCTTGGATCTAGATTCCGATGGAACGATCGAGGAAGCTTATATACGAGATCCTTCCGTTTTCAATTGGCACGCTTTGGAGTTAGCGGTACGAGGAGAATACATCGGAGATTTCCCCTTAAACAATAAGTCCTTCAACCTGAGTTATGTAGGAGTGGACCTATGA
- a CDS encoding DUF1304 domain-containing protein — translation MILAARILAGIVGALHVWIFLMESVLWMRPTIHRRFGVTDKKLAEAMKGVFLNQGFYNLFLAIGALYGAIFFELHAAYAPAILIFSCLSVFGAGLVLFASKPAMARAAIIQGLPPLIAIVLIGVSIYG, via the coding sequence ATGATTTTAGCCGCAAGAATTTTAGCCGGTATCGTCGGAGCACTTCACGTGTGGATTTTTCTTATGGAAAGTGTGCTCTGGATGCGCCCGACAATCCACAGACGTTTTGGTGTAACGGATAAAAAATTAGCGGAAGCTATGAAGGGAGTTTTTCTAAATCAAGGTTTTTACAACCTATTTCTTGCGATCGGTGCGCTCTATGGCGCGATCTTTTTTGAACTTCATGCGGCCTACGCTCCTGCGATTCTGATCTTTTCTTGTCTTTCGGTTTTCGGGGCCGGTCTCGTTCTTTTTGCTTCCAAACCTGCAATGGCTCGTGCGGCGATCATCCAAGGTTTACCGCCTTTGATCGCAATCGTTCTGATTGGAGTCTCTATTTACGGTTGA